TTCTGAGGGTGAGAACATTGATGAACAGTGCTGTGAGATCATATGCAGGAACAATTGTTCCTGTGAAGCGTACGCTCCGGCAAATAATATTAACAATACTGGATGCCAAATATGGGGGAACAAGCTTCATTAGTGATTCTGGGGAAACATCACAGCTCATGTACGTTGTTATACATGAAGTTGCATCTGGACTCCCAACCTGTAAGgtggttattttattttacaggttctcttcaaaattatatttattgctttatctataatataaaatcattcatgacCTTTACCCAATAGTCTTTCGGAATAATTGGTTCatgatatggtatcagagcttctaCGACTAAGTGATATAGATTTCGATCATTGTTGCCATCAGTTATCCTAATAAAAAGTTGTATTTCAGCACAATGTACGTGAGCATGTCATTGCCCATGCTTCAAGTCTAATGAGCTTTTGCGTGAAGGGGCGTTTTAGgattataatataaaaccattcaggTGTTACCCAAccgcttaagcttttgggataattggttcaaGTCATTCTTCAACGATTTTATTGTCCTACGATttctaaacataaaagaaaaaaggtTCAGATTACATGTTGCGTATAGTTGGCTCCAAATCAGTTATAATATCTCTTTATTATTTTGAAGTATTTTCAGGTACCTTGCtatgatataaattaagattATATCAGTATTAAACCCTTTAACCTCCATCAAAAATGGTTTCAGCAACCTTTTCAAACAGGTGGTGGAGATGGCTCATCATTGGGGTGGGAGCAGCAGCCACTGCAATACCTGAGATCTTCTATTTATGTAGAGTCTGTTTGAGAAGATACAAAGCAGAAGGTATCTATCGCTTGGTAAATTTTAAATACAACTTGTTAAGTTTAagcatttaattaatttcaccACCTCTTCATAACTTCAATTTTCATATTACACCACCAGTGGATAGAAAAATGATGCAGAAGGAGCTAATACATGAGATTGAAGGAAATGCCATGCTTTCTATTATGGTTTATGGCAAAATCGGAAAAAGCAAGAACAGGGAAAAGATAAGCAATGAGGTCCAAATATTCACTTTTGAAAGCATAGCTGCTGCCACAACCAATTTTTCAGCTGCTAATAAGCTAGGGAGAGGGTGGTTATGGTCCTGTTTATAAGGTAACATAAGTACACTTAAATCTGAAACTATTCGGGCAAAATAATTGATAAAGTAAAACTTCCAGGGAACATTAAGAGATGGGCAAGAGGTAGCAATAAAGCGACTCTCTAAAAGTTCAGGACAAGGGCAGatagagtttaagagtgaaGCTAAACTCAtgtccaaactccaacctactAATCTTGTaaagcttttgggattttgCATTGAGATAGATGAAAGAATATTAGTCTGTGAGTACATGTCTAACAAGAGCTTAGACTACTACCTATTTGGTAGGCTATCTTTTAGCTTAACAAAATTCTGAATCTGGTTAGTGTTAAAACGTACCATATTAATAAGCATCATTTCTTCAAAACAGATTCAAATCGTAAGAATTTGCTAGGCTGGGAGAAACGCTTGAACATCATTGAAGGCAGTGCACAAGGACTTCTTTATCTTCACAGGTATTCAAGAGTGAAGGTGATACATTGTGACCTGAAAGCAAGCAATGTATTACTCGACGAAGACATGAATCCTAAAATATCTGACTTTGGCATGGCTCGAATACTTGGTTTAAAAGTGTCACAAGAAAAGACAAAAAGAGTTGTTGGTACATAGTAAGTTCATTGATGACCAtgcatattttcaaaaaaattacgGTCTTGTACTAGTTTTTATGCTAACATTAGCTCATGCTGCTATTCATGCAGTGGTTACATGGCTCCTGAGTATGCAATAAATGGTATTGTGTCTATCAAAACAGATGTATTTAGCTTTGGTATACTACTGTTAGAGATTCTTGGTGGCAAGAAGAATAATAGTTCCTATGATTCTGATCGTCAACTCAGCCTCACAGGATATGTAAGTTTCTCAAATTACTAAGGTTATGTTCGGATAGCTGTTTGCACCGGTGCAAACGAATATTAGCACACacttcaaaataaaattgaCTATAACTCTTCTTATTGATTAAGATGAAAAAATGTTCTAGTTGCACTCAATATGTATCCGAACATACTAATTCATAAAATCTATACTTATCAATggttaatatttttcttttttaggcGCTAGGATTCTTGTAGGCATGGAAGCTCTGGATTGAAGATAGAGCGCTGGAACTAGTAGAGCCTGCATTAAATGAATTGGGTTCTCAGAATGAGATTTTGAGATTTATTAATATTGGCCTCTTGAGTGTTCAAGATCAAGCAAAAGATAGACCTACAATGTTAGATATTATTTCTTTTCTATCAAATGATACAATCCAACTTCCCCAACCAAAGCAACTTGCATTCTTCATGAATGAAAAGTCAGAGCTTCCTTACAACAGGCAAGaacagtggcggatccaggatccgaagtcagggggttcaaattttttaaaCGAGCACATTGCTAAAAATATAagtaaaaacaactttaatcaaGACACACTTCTTACAATAAAGACACTGAGACACACACGCGTGTATGAGAGAGTGGGGTAAGTGAGtttgagtttttggtgtaaatcGGTGCAAAATTTAGACTACTAGTACAATTTAAATTTTTCaagggttcaaaaaaaaattatataagggGGAGGGGtgagtgtaattttttttttctgtttctgTAAACATACAACAACTTGATAGCAAATTAGGAATAGAATAAAACTTATAAGGATACAAATTAAGTAATGAAGAAATAGACTGTCATATGGTTACTAGTTGATGTGATGAAGTGGTCATATTTATCAGCAACTCACCATTCATGTACAAATTTACCGTGTTGTATGCTAGAACCAATGATAGCTACTTTACAGGAATTTAGTTATATTCAATTCTGTATAAATCCATGTAAATAAACATTACTCTCTTCAATTTGGCTAGCTGATTTCTTTTAATACAAACAGGTTGATAATAGAGGATTTGATAACCTCATGATTACCCCAAGATTGCATCTTTGATATGCAAACTCAAAGGGCGGTGTTGGTGCAATTGTTGTATACTTCTTAACAAGTGGAAGATACATAACTTTTAGTTTTACAGTCCTAAGTGCAGGCATTGATGTGCCTTGGTAAGTCTTTttagattaatatgttgatggATATGCATTACTCTTCTCTCTTTTTCACTTCCATATTTTGGCTGCTACTAGATTGCTTGTGACATTGGACTGATGTGCATGATCAGATTCATCTCACACACAGAGAATGTAGACATGTATGGTTAGTTTCAATTATTTATCTTTCTTAAATGTTGTTTCATGTATATagaatctatctatctatctatctatctatttataaTATAGTAATTCTCAAGCGCGCAATTAGGCGCTGACAAGTCATCTTTTTTTACTCACCTATACTTGCCACATGTGATAATTAGCTTACGTGTCATcaatttccttctttctttCCCACACTCTGATTTCCAACCCTTTGAACCCATCTATCACAGTTACTAGATCCTGACCCCAGCCTCACAT
This portion of the Lotus japonicus ecotype B-129 chromosome 3, LjGifu_v1.2 genome encodes:
- the LOC130709512 gene encoding cysteine-rich receptor-like protein kinase 10, yielding MSKLQPTNLVKLLGFCIEIDERILVCEYMSNKSLDYYLFDSNRKNLLGWEKRLNIIEGSAQGLLYLHRYSRVKVIHCDLKASNVLLDEDMNPKISDFGMARILGLKVSQEKTKRVVGTYGYMAPEYAINGIVSIKTDVFSFGILLLEILGGKKNNSSYDSDRQLSLTGYALGFL